One Chitinophaga sp. H8 DNA window includes the following coding sequences:
- a CDS encoding YegP family protein produces MGKFVITKSANGEFRFKLKAGNGEVILVSEGYTSKANCQNGIESVKDNSQKDERYEKKVSSNNKHYFNLKASNGQVIGTSEMYESAGGRDNGIASVKSNAPGAATDDETA; encoded by the coding sequence ATGGGAAAATTTGTAATTACTAAAAGCGCTAACGGAGAGTTCCGGTTCAAATTAAAAGCTGGTAATGGAGAGGTGATCCTTGTTAGTGAAGGATATACTTCAAAAGCTAATTGCCAGAATGGCATTGAATCCGTAAAAGACAATTCTCAGAAAGATGAACGGTACGAAAAAAAAGTATCCAGTAATAACAAACATTATTTCAATCTGAAAGCCAGTAATGGCCAGGTGATTGGAACCAGTGAAATGTATGAATCTGCAGGTGGCCGTGATAACGGTATCGCCTCAGTGAAAAGTAATGCCCCGGGTGCTGCTACGGATGATGAAACCGCATGA
- a CDS encoding right-handed parallel beta-helix repeat-containing protein yields MTIEKVADLKMTPGTADKEICHLLGYYNRDDGGGGDFYWDQLSTETSNDGTIFSVTSPVTNPGRWKRIFNAPIDIKWFGLMGDPAQPATTTTPVFQRCLNAAGALKIPIRIIGGTYNISSVTIPDNTTLLGSGTPLIYSIDQGLNLSNADNVSIDRLTFKGEMASTQTKCLSGSNISNLIVENCEFLSGIIGVLIENVTNGIIRNCIAHDFQLQPFQVSGANIFRYESNTSYNNGSDGLKLAGTKADTPPNLHKDIIVCNNICYNNGRDGFDIAGNMVENLEVYGNIFYNNIERGIDCKLVYQGGYMKNVTIRDNLLFDNENTGINCQIDVTSVTDNNVSIRDNTIIRASIAGTSYIGLNISRFGINTTVFGNHIKGYGTGIQIRDTSDCLVRNNYIEDAYSYGIWLRTIALTTPVSGNIIDSNSIHARGTAAIAIEDALITQTIIKNNTLSISSTNKKLSDKGTGTVIFNNQTGSSSSIPTVNGTKGDIIYNNAPDEGEPIGWVCVDSTSAGKWKEFGLIGFPSGVVDTSKVGVQAATGADLNTITYDQWGLYAGGGTIANTPPVSSASWWVFTQKQNTNNSRIQIAYPYKSAAVGIWYRQYDDSSTSWTPWRQLLDTLQKGSANGVATLDANAKLPISQLPALVFTSKSAMASANNELFVDSADNKLKFKDTTGAVHQLYV; encoded by the coding sequence ATGACAATTGAAAAAGTGGCTGACCTGAAAATGACACCCGGTACGGCGGACAAGGAAATTTGCCATCTTCTGGGCTACTATAACCGGGATGATGGCGGTGGAGGAGATTTTTACTGGGATCAATTATCCACAGAAACTTCCAACGATGGTACTATCTTTAGTGTTACTTCCCCTGTAACCAACCCTGGCAGATGGAAAAGAATTTTTAATGCGCCTATTGATATTAAATGGTTTGGGCTGATGGGCGATCCGGCACAACCGGCTACCACTACCACACCTGTTTTTCAAAGGTGTTTGAATGCAGCCGGAGCATTGAAGATACCTATCCGGATTATCGGTGGAACCTATAATATATCTTCGGTAACTATCCCTGACAATACTACTTTGCTCGGAAGTGGTACCCCCCTGATCTATTCTATAGACCAGGGATTAAACCTCAGCAATGCTGATAATGTAAGCATCGACAGGCTTACTTTTAAAGGAGAAATGGCTTCTACCCAAACGAAGTGCCTCTCTGGCAGTAATATCTCCAATCTCATTGTCGAGAATTGTGAATTTTTATCAGGTATTATTGGTGTACTGATCGAGAATGTAACCAATGGTATCATCAGGAACTGTATAGCCCATGATTTCCAGTTACAGCCATTCCAGGTATCAGGCGCCAATATATTCAGGTATGAAAGTAATACCTCCTACAATAATGGTTCAGATGGTTTGAAATTAGCGGGTACAAAGGCTGATACTCCTCCTAATCTACATAAGGATATTATTGTGTGCAATAACATCTGCTATAACAATGGAAGGGATGGATTTGATATTGCCGGCAACATGGTTGAAAACCTGGAAGTATACGGAAACATCTTTTACAACAACATAGAACGAGGGATAGACTGCAAACTGGTTTACCAGGGCGGGTATATGAAGAATGTAACGATCCGGGACAACCTACTGTTTGACAACGAAAATACTGGTATTAACTGTCAGATTGATGTAACGTCTGTTACTGATAACAATGTTTCTATAAGAGATAATACTATTATCAGGGCCTCGATTGCAGGTACAAGCTATATCGGTCTTAATATATCAAGATTTGGAATCAACACTACAGTGTTTGGCAATCACATCAAAGGATATGGTACCGGCATTCAGATAAGAGATACCAGCGATTGTTTAGTACGTAACAATTATATTGAAGATGCCTATTCTTATGGTATTTGGCTACGTACAATTGCGCTTACCACTCCCGTATCCGGGAACATCATAGACAGTAACAGTATCCATGCAAGAGGTACTGCAGCCATCGCTATTGAAGATGCTTTAATCACACAAACTATCATTAAAAACAATACGCTTTCTATTAGTTCCACTAACAAGAAGCTGTCTGACAAAGGTACCGGAACGGTAATATTCAACAACCAGACAGGGAGCTCTTCCTCCATCCCTACCGTTAATGGTACAAAGGGGGATATTATTTATAATAATGCTCCAGATGAAGGAGAACCTATTGGATGGGTATGTGTGGACAGTACTAGTGCCGGGAAATGGAAAGAATTTGGATTAATAGGATTTCCTTCCGGAGTAGTAGATACCAGTAAGGTAGGAGTACAGGCAGCTACCGGTGCCGATCTGAACACCATTACATACGATCAATGGGGATTATATGCCGGTGGCGGTACTATCGCTAATACCCCTCCGGTATCATCCGCATCCTGGTGGGTTTTCACTCAAAAACAAAATACTAATAATAGCCGGATACAGATTGCCTATCCTTACAAATCTGCTGCCGTAGGTATCTGGTACAGGCAATATGATGATTCTTCCACTTCATGGACTCCATGGCGTCAATTGCTGGATACTTTACAGAAAGGGTCGGCTAATGGCGTGGCCACATTAGATGCCAACGCTAAATTGCCCATATCCCAATTACCTGCATTAGTATTCACCAGTAAATCCGCAATGGCAAGCGCAAATAATGAATTGTTTGTAGATAGCGCCGATAATAAATTGAAATTTAAAGATACTACCGGCGCTGTACATCAGCTGTATGTGTAA
- a CDS encoding DinB family protein, with protein MIDAAIQRLEYLCDVIPPLLTAIDESTFSHKPSPAKWSKKEIIGHLIDSATNNHHRFIRAQFEETPTIVYDQNKWNTYGFYQQISGTQIIAFWTLYNKQLAQLMRHIPTESLQRYCRTNDQPLTLAFLINDYVVHLEHHLKQVVDY; from the coding sequence ATGATCGACGCTGCCATCCAAAGACTGGAATATTTATGCGATGTAATCCCTCCGCTTTTAACCGCCATAGATGAGTCAACATTCTCGCACAAACCTTCTCCTGCCAAATGGAGTAAGAAGGAAATCATCGGACACCTGATAGACAGTGCTACCAATAATCATCATCGTTTTATCAGAGCGCAATTTGAAGAAACGCCAACGATTGTATATGATCAGAACAAATGGAATACGTATGGCTTTTACCAACAGATCAGCGGTACTCAGATTATTGCGTTCTGGACATTGTACAATAAACAACTGGCACAACTGATGCGGCATATACCAACAGAAAGTTTACAACGGTACTGCAGGACTAATGATCAACCATTGACACTGGCATTTTTAATCAATGATTATGTGGTACATCTGGAACATCACCTGAAGCAGGTGGTTGATTATTAA
- a CDS encoding RNA polymerase sigma factor has translation MNSNESILWEDFKNGDAGALFTIYELLYDDLRRNGLAITPDEDLVKDTINQFFLYLWDKRDSLQPPEHLKAYIIVSFRRKLIYDLKVHRKTTSLTLDENLCEPSRQEYIIEDQSQLERQLRVKKAIDNLPKRQRELITLKYYEGLSYEEIADRTALSMRTIYNKLHEALKTLKGEILWFFILCCRGL, from the coding sequence ATGAACAGCAATGAAAGCATTCTCTGGGAAGATTTTAAAAATGGAGATGCCGGGGCATTATTTACCATTTATGAGCTCCTGTATGACGACCTGCGCAGAAACGGCCTGGCCATTACACCGGATGAAGACCTGGTAAAAGATACCATCAACCAGTTTTTTTTATACCTCTGGGATAAAAGAGACAGCCTGCAGCCTCCCGAACATCTAAAAGCCTATATTATAGTATCATTCCGGCGCAAATTGATTTATGACCTTAAAGTACACCGGAAAACAACATCACTTACCCTGGATGAAAACCTGTGTGAGCCTTCCCGCCAGGAATATATTATTGAAGATCAGTCACAACTGGAAAGACAACTCCGCGTAAAAAAGGCGATAGACAACCTCCCGAAAAGGCAGCGGGAACTGATCACGCTTAAATACTATGAAGGATTGAGCTATGAGGAAATAGCCGACAGAACTGCCCTGAGCATGCGTACTATCTATAATAAACTACATGAAGCACTGAAAACCCTGAAAGGAGAGATCCTGTGGTTTTTTATCTTGTGCTGCAGGGGGCTATAG
- a CDS encoding FecR family protein — protein sequence MAYEHYQPEDFLTDESFLHYCLGNNEQDVQFWENWIKDNPAATEKVLAAKKMFASIVEQVGNQEKYKGELSAFKALFNAHTQGISHVVPIYKPAGKKFFLRPLMRYAAAVALIIIVSGIWFFSGSPRQDKVVVSQQQDAGSVGNKSTITLPDGTIVTFNANSQVKMAAGYNKKNRTIILDGEAFFDVAKNEDIPFTVKCGDVITTALGTSFMVRYYQHESEIKVSLVTGKVKVQCAPRQPGQQVDIVYLDPGQQIMVSKKAANELIRKKDFKIEDAIMWQHDELTFRDARFDEIVMKLEDWYGVKIEVKNMPAVSKHFTGEFKNKSLKNILEALSFIHKFEYRLIDQNVQIIFPEK from the coding sequence ATGGCTTACGAGCATTATCAGCCTGAAGATTTTTTAACGGATGAATCGTTCCTTCATTACTGCCTTGGCAATAATGAGCAGGACGTGCAGTTCTGGGAAAATTGGATAAAAGATAATCCAGCGGCAACAGAAAAGGTGCTGGCAGCAAAAAAGATGTTTGCTTCAATTGTAGAGCAGGTAGGTAACCAGGAAAAATATAAAGGAGAGCTAAGTGCTTTCAAGGCATTGTTTAATGCGCATACACAAGGTATTTCACACGTTGTTCCAATATATAAACCTGCCGGCAAAAAGTTTTTCCTGCGTCCGTTAATGCGGTATGCAGCGGCAGTAGCTTTGATTATTATAGTGTCAGGAATATGGTTTTTCTCCGGTAGCCCCCGTCAGGATAAGGTTGTTGTATCACAACAACAGGATGCAGGCAGTGTTGGTAATAAAAGTACTATCACCCTTCCTGACGGGACCATCGTAACATTTAATGCGAATAGCCAGGTGAAAATGGCGGCCGGCTACAACAAAAAGAACCGTACCATCATCTTAGACGGAGAAGCTTTTTTTGATGTGGCGAAGAATGAAGACATACCCTTTACAGTGAAATGTGGAGATGTAATTACTACTGCACTGGGTACCTCGTTTATGGTTCGCTACTATCAGCATGAATCAGAAATTAAAGTATCCCTGGTAACGGGTAAAGTGAAAGTGCAATGTGCTCCCAGACAGCCAGGACAACAGGTAGATATCGTTTACCTGGATCCGGGACAACAGATCATGGTCAGCAAAAAAGCAGCGAATGAGCTGATCAGAAAGAAAGATTTTAAAATTGAGGATGCCATTATGTGGCAACATGATGAACTGACTTTCCGGGATGCCAGATTTGATGAGATTGTTATGAAACTGGAAGACTGGTATGGCGTGAAAATAGAAGTGAAAAACATGCCTGCTGTCAGCAAACACTTTACCGGAGAATTTAAAAATAAAAGCCTGAAGAATATATTAGAAGCGCTCAGCTTTATACATAAGTTTGAATACCGATTGATTGACCAAAATGTTCAGATAATTTTTCCGGAAAAATAA
- a CDS encoding SusC/RagA family TonB-linked outer membrane protein, translating to MNITPLPFYQKIKRWSLVMLLIALLIPTLKAHATQVLRIGFNDAKVMQTFERIESVTSFKFIYNREDIDASKRVTIQEKEWELTDLLNEVSEQTALNFRIIDGIIAIAPKNKKGIKLAPFHAPIEVKGRITDAQGQALPGATVKIKGSTIGVTANANGNFTINAAPGDVLVISYTGYLSKEVVIGGKIQFVIVLDEDTKALNEVVVTALGIRKERKALGYSVSEVKGSELTQAREGNVANALVGKVAGVNVNAVAGGPGASTNVLIRGVSSLNGSNQPLYVVNGVPMSNQSTAITSMWSNATDLGDGIGNLNPDDIESISVLKGAAASALYGSRAKAGVILITTKSGSGKGTIEFNSNYVVEQVMNVTDWQYEYGNGANGNKPTSGSNAFNVGNNSWGAKIDGSKVVQFDGVERPYVAQKNNLKNFYRNGGSFTNTISFSKGLDNGGFRFSASDLKNDAVIPNAGLKRKTFNVSANYNITKRLQVDARVNYIVEDTKNRPILNDGPGNSSFQVMFLPTTLDVNTLKPGYQPNGNELSFTNNSYATNPWFAAEKFVNNTNRNRFIGSASLRYTFDNGFFMQARAGRDQYNNRNTFIVPSGTAYLPNGSVTEGNINFSETNVDGLIGMTVKVKNDLTITPTLGANLQKVSLENTALGGANMNIPFTYDISNAKNQSSAYSITRQEVQSVYGTLELAYKGFLYLNASGRNDWFSTMAPSNKLDVFYPSVSTSLVFSELVNAPWLSFGKLRAGYAVVGAATQPYQTLLNYGIGLQNEANAFVNTINGKALGRIINNSIPSGTLLPSKASELEIGTEVRFLGNRLGLDLTWYDKKSKDEIVQSTASVTSGYAFVVLNIGELRNTGFEALITGIPYESKNFRWTTSLNGSINNNKVIALAAGQTDLAVAGSRTDNANLSNIVGLPVNQIRAYDYKYDASGKLEVNSNGAPVKGELKSFGSGYHKWTGGWNNEFSYKRFNLSVLIDGKFGGKIFSGTDFYGYQFGLHKATLEGREKTYGTSNATAQTYYRDLSNNVSALFVHDASFVKLRQITLGYSFPAKMFNNVIQGLTLSAVGRNLFLLMRKTDNIDPEAAYSNVAQGLELGGVPPVRSFGFNLNVKF from the coding sequence ATGAATATCACACCTCTACCATTTTATCAAAAGATAAAACGATGGTCATTGGTAATGCTCCTTATTGCATTATTGATACCTACCCTGAAGGCACACGCTACACAGGTATTGAGAATAGGATTTAATGATGCTAAAGTAATGCAAACATTTGAGCGGATTGAATCTGTTACGTCCTTCAAATTTATATACAACCGGGAAGATATTGATGCTTCCAAAAGAGTGACCATCCAGGAAAAGGAATGGGAACTGACCGACCTGCTCAATGAAGTGTCCGAGCAAACGGCACTCAACTTCCGGATTATTGATGGTATTATAGCTATTGCGCCTAAAAATAAGAAGGGGATTAAGTTGGCTCCTTTCCATGCACCTATTGAAGTGAAAGGCCGGATCACGGATGCACAGGGACAGGCATTGCCAGGTGCAACCGTTAAAATTAAAGGAAGCACCATTGGTGTTACCGCTAATGCAAATGGCAACTTTACGATCAACGCTGCTCCGGGAGATGTACTGGTGATTTCCTATACCGGATACCTTAGTAAAGAAGTGGTGATCGGCGGAAAAATACAATTTGTAATAGTCCTGGACGAAGATACCAAGGCCCTGAACGAGGTAGTGGTAACGGCACTGGGCATACGTAAAGAGCGTAAAGCGTTGGGCTACTCCGTTTCGGAAGTAAAAGGAAGCGAACTGACGCAGGCCCGTGAGGGAAACGTTGCAAATGCACTGGTAGGTAAAGTAGCAGGGGTGAATGTAAATGCGGTAGCGGGTGGTCCGGGTGCTTCTACCAATGTACTCATTCGTGGAGTGTCCAGCCTGAATGGCTCCAACCAGCCTTTGTATGTGGTTAACGGGGTGCCGATGAGCAACCAGAGCACTGCAATTACCAGTATGTGGTCTAATGCTACCGACCTGGGCGATGGTATCGGCAACCTGAACCCGGACGATATAGAATCTATCTCTGTGTTAAAAGGTGCTGCGGCTTCCGCACTGTATGGCTCCCGCGCAAAAGCAGGTGTTATACTAATTACCACCAAGAGCGGCAGCGGCAAAGGTACTATTGAATTTAACTCCAACTATGTGGTAGAGCAGGTAATGAACGTTACGGACTGGCAGTATGAATATGGCAATGGTGCCAATGGAAATAAGCCCACCAGCGGATCCAATGCTTTTAATGTAGGGAATAACAGCTGGGGCGCTAAAATAGATGGGTCTAAAGTAGTACAGTTTGATGGGGTAGAGCGGCCTTATGTAGCACAGAAGAATAACCTGAAAAACTTCTACCGCAACGGCGGCTCCTTTACTAACACGATTTCCTTTTCAAAAGGATTAGACAATGGTGGCTTCCGCTTTTCAGCCAGTGATCTGAAGAACGATGCCGTCATTCCTAATGCAGGTTTAAAACGCAAAACGTTTAACGTATCTGCGAATTACAATATTACCAAACGACTCCAGGTAGATGCACGGGTAAACTACATTGTGGAAGATACAAAGAACCGCCCCATCCTCAATGATGGTCCGGGTAACTCCAGTTTTCAGGTAATGTTCCTGCCTACTACCCTGGATGTAAATACGCTGAAACCCGGCTACCAACCTAATGGTAATGAATTGAGCTTTACTAATAACTCCTATGCTACCAACCCCTGGTTTGCAGCAGAAAAGTTTGTCAATAATACAAACCGTAACCGGTTTATCGGATCGGCCAGTCTGAGATATACTTTTGATAATGGCTTCTTTATGCAGGCCCGCGCGGGAAGGGATCAGTACAACAATCGGAATACTTTCATCGTACCAAGTGGTACCGCTTATCTGCCCAATGGATCTGTAACAGAAGGGAATATCAACTTCTCTGAAACAAACGTAGACGGTTTAATCGGTATGACGGTAAAAGTAAAGAACGATCTTACTATCACGCCTACACTGGGTGCTAACCTTCAGAAAGTAAGTCTGGAAAATACCGCCCTGGGAGGTGCTAATATGAATATCCCTTTTACCTATGATATTTCTAATGCTAAAAACCAAAGCAGCGCTTATAGCATTACCCGCCAGGAAGTACAATCGGTGTATGGTACATTGGAACTGGCCTATAAAGGATTCCTTTATCTGAACGCTTCCGGCCGTAACGACTGGTTCTCTACCATGGCTCCTTCCAATAAGCTGGATGTGTTTTATCCATCTGTAAGTACCTCCCTGGTGTTTTCTGAACTGGTAAATGCTCCCTGGCTGAGCTTCGGTAAATTAAGGGCAGGTTATGCTGTGGTAGGTGCTGCTACACAACCTTATCAAACCTTGCTGAACTACGGTATAGGACTGCAAAACGAAGCCAATGCTTTTGTTAATACTATCAATGGAAAGGCTTTGGGCCGTATTATCAACAATAGTATTCCTTCAGGTACATTGCTTCCTTCAAAAGCAAGCGAGCTCGAAATCGGTACAGAAGTACGTTTCCTGGGCAACCGCTTAGGACTGGACCTTACCTGGTACGATAAAAAGTCAAAGGATGAAATCGTGCAGTCAACGGCTTCTGTTACTTCAGGATATGCTTTTGTAGTGCTGAATATTGGTGAGCTCCGGAACACCGGGTTTGAAGCCTTGATTACAGGTATCCCCTATGAAAGTAAAAACTTCCGATGGACGACCTCCCTCAATGGATCTATTAATAACAACAAAGTAATAGCACTGGCAGCAGGGCAAACAGATTTAGCAGTGGCGGGTTCCAGAACCGACAATGCAAATTTGAGCAATATCGTAGGCCTGCCCGTAAATCAGATCAGGGCATACGACTATAAATATGATGCCTCTGGAAAACTGGAAGTGAATTCAAATGGCGCTCCGGTAAAGGGGGAGCTGAAGAGCTTTGGATCCGGTTATCATAAATGGACAGGTGGATGGAACAATGAATTTTCTTATAAACGCTTCAATTTATCAGTGCTGATAGATGGAAAGTTTGGGGGCAAAATATTTTCCGGTACGGATTTTTATGGCTACCAGTTTGGATTGCATAAGGCTACATTGGAAGGCAGAGAGAAAACTTACGGCACTTCTAATGCTACGGCACAAACCTATTACCGCGATCTGTCCAATAATGTTTCTGCACTTTTTGTACACGATGCCAGCTTTGTCAAATTGCGTCAGATCACCCTGGGATATAGCTTCCCGGCTAAGATGTTTAACAACGTAATACAGGGACTTACATTGAGCGCAGTGGGCCGTAATCTGTTTTTACTGATGCGGAAAACAGATAATATCGATCCGGAAGCTGCTTATTCCAATGTGGCCCAGGGCCTTGAACTAGGTGGCGTACCGCCTGTACGGAGT